From Aegilops tauschii subsp. strangulata cultivar AL8/78 chromosome 5, Aet v6.0, whole genome shotgun sequence:
CAAGAAAATCGATGTACCGCTCTCATATTGATCGCTAGAGCAAATAAATCAATTCGTGTCGGCGATCCAGGACCTGCGGCTACTACTTCTTCTTCGTCCTATTACTCCCCCattctcttcttcctcctcttccatAGATTCCCTCGAGATTCATCATCAGGGAGAAAGAAGGAAGAGCCACCTTGGTCCATGTTCAGATACTTGGGGAAGACGCACGAGCATCACATTGTATTCAACAAGTGGTTCCCTTTAACAGAAAACTAGGAGAGTGCCTCCACCACCGCATGTTTCATGTCGATAACGACAACCCAaccatcatcgtcgtcatcattcACCTTGGTCATCATGTATAGAAGATCATTATCGTGCACGCTCGAAATCAGGCCATAAAAAAGTCAGTTTCTTCAGTTCCAGCTCTTTACGAAAGTGGATTTACTCTATTCCTATGACGATTTTAAAATCTTGTGCGGTGAGAGGTCAGATTTTATGAGGGTTCGAAATTGCTCCAATAACGTCATGTTCATTGAAAAATGGAGGGTCCACCTCCTGGGGGAGCAtcttgtttttttatttgaagaggTCAAAGGCCCTGTATTCAAGTCAACCAACCCTTACAAGGCTATCCTTACAAATTTTTAAAATTACACATGCATCCTTGGAGATATCGACGTCGTCTTCCTCTTGCACTCTTCGTCGGCGCGCTGTGAGCGAAGTTCAATGTCGTCCATGGACCTTTGAAACACCACTAAAACCTAAATATGACAAAATTGACATCATAAAACAGGAATCTTCAAAACAAAGGCCTTAAATGGGAGCTTTTAAGAATCTTCAAAATGCCAGCCTAAAGCACGCCCGGGAGTTGCACGTTTGCTGCACCGACGCCGCCGTATGTGCATGGGCGGTCCCAAATTGTGCATTGGAGGGAGGGGCTAAGGCCTTGCCCACCGCACAGGTCGCTGACTAGGAGGTTGCTTGGCCGCGCATTAGGGCATGTATAACGCTATATAGTTGTCTGCAACAAGAGTCACGCAAGAAAATACTCCCTTCTTTTGTTTTATATAAGGTGTATTCGTTTTTTCAAAAATCAAACGAGGGCATGTTTGATCAAATTTTTAGAAAAATATATCAATATATCCATGATACGAAATTTATATCATTTCTTCCATCATAATTAGTAGTTTCATATTCTATCTATTAGGAATTGCAGATGATGTTATTTTATTATGTATTCTTGGTCAAACATTTAAATGGTTGACTTGCACGAAAATCAACACACTTTATATTTAAGAcgtgggaggagagagagaggagaaaACGGTCTAGCCTCTCTGCAGAAAGATTGACGGTCTATTCCCATGTAAATCGCTGCGTTTAGCATTCAGACGGCCGGATCGAGCGCATGTCGTGGGCTGGGATAGGTGTCCGCGGTTAGAGTATGTATGTATACATGACGTGTGTTATAGGCACCATGCTATGTCGATCGAGTGGGATCATTTCCCATTTAATAGGCGGTGATCGGAGCAGAAGCCACCTGGCCTCTCCTGCGCCGGTGACGTGGCCCTTACCACCTCTGTATGCCACCCCTCGTCGTCTTTTATAGACCGGTCGTCGCCCTAGTAGAGCTCATCCATCTCTCTCTCCGCCAAGCCTCACCCGTCCAAAGCTCCAAGCTCTTCCTATCTACACTACGCAGCAAGCAATGGCGGCGCTCAAAAATGCGTACATCAATGGCGATGTGATCATCGACGTATTGGAGGACCTTGATACTAGCGCTGCGGCCCTGAATGCCACCACCGCCGGCATGCTGGCGCATGGCGACGTTGAGGGAGGTGTCCACGTTGCGAGGGTGCTGGCCCAAGGCAAGGTCGAGCAAGGTGTCGGCGATACCGGCATGCTGGCGCCCATAGAGGAGGAGGTCCACGGCACCGTGGCCGGGCTCGCCAGTGCTACCGCCAGCGGCGTGCTGGCACCGGGCGACGCCATCGCCGCTGGAGTCACCGGCGTAGTGGCGGCGCAGGGCAACGTCAAGGAAGAGCTCCGCTGCACCGGAGACGGGGCTCTCGCTCTGAAGCCTGAAGGTGGCCGCTCTCGGCGCTCTCGCTGACCTCACGGCCACCGCCGCAGCCCTGTACAAGTGCCCGCACGGGGGTGCTGGTAACGGCGACGAGCTCGCGTACTTGCTCGGCATAGGAAGCGTCTTCGCCGTTGGCGTGGCGGAGATGCTGGCCGCGCTTTGGGTCTCTGGTGACCCCCGCGCGCGCGGTGCCACCGGGAGGAGGATCCTCTACGCGTCCCTCGTCACGCTCCTGCTCGGCATCGTGCTCGACGGGTTCGCATACAAGCTCAAAAAGTGATGAAACCCTGCGCTCTTCAGTTTTCTTTGCGTTATGAATAAATTGATCTCCTCAAATGCCGGGCTCAAGAAGCTCACTGCTGTTGGACTGTCGCTATATAAAGTTTACTCCGACTTAGGTTGGCCTGGTCAATTTGTCAATCTTCATATACGTAGTACTATTATTTTTTTCACTACTTATGAGTTGTGACACACTATGACACTACTGAATAATATCACTATCCGTTCCAGCCGCTTAAAAATGCATTGTTCCTTTGCTAAGTGTCTGCTAAAAAAGCACGTTGACCACATGAACAGAAAAAAATACGACCAGAGTGGCCGGGCTCGTAACAGCATCCCAGTGCAGAGTACTGAAAGTAAGAACAGAGCTCGCTGCTGCTAACAGCGGGACTAAAATGTGTCGCGCTAAGCCTAATCGCTACCACAAACTAGAACCAAAAGTCTGACACAACGAGGCATGTAGCACCCATGGTCACAAAACAGAAAAAAGCATTAACATCGCTCATTTTGGTACAATGGTAAACAGTGATTGCAAAATCCAGAAAATATGCAATAACATACAACTCAATCACCAACTCATTTTCATCTTTTTAATTTTGTCAACTATGATATTCAAAATATCACAAAGAATGACAGAACTAGCAATTTTTCAATTGAAAAAAAATCTCTGAAATAGATTAACAGTTTCCTGTTTGACAATCAGTTTCACTTGAGTGTTCAAGTCTGCTGGTTTCTTCATGCGAGTTGCATTCTAATCTTTAGATAAGATACTATGATTATTATATTTTTGTGGGTAGATATGGTACTATGATAATCATTTAAAGTTTTAACTTCACAATAAAATGGATGTTGCCCACTATAATCTCGAAATAGGCTTTCGTCCGCTATATAGATATAGCAACGACCCGGTACATCTCAAAATCCATTGTTGGGGCAGACAGCACACGCACGcccaaaagaaataaaaaagaaggaaaaagaaaCTAATGACAACAGAGTCGGATCGACGAAAACGATGATGATCCATAGCCGCTGCTCCCTCCAGAAATTTCCACTAGACTCCTAGCACTTCGGATCACCGCATACCAAGCAACACCTTCAGGAAGGAACGTGACGATGACGACGCTGCTGCTCGGACtggtcctagggtttcccccggtacgcgGAGGGGCATGGGTGAGGGGGATACCCGACGCCCTTCAAGAAGGAACGATGGCGCCCACGGGCATCGCTGCGTCAACGCCGACTAAGCCGACAAGGATTTCTCCCGTCAGCCACACACCCATCAGCCCGACCGATCCGTCGCGCTCCACCACACTTGCCACCCGCTAACATGCGCCACCACGGACTTGGAGTCACCACCGCCGTCTCACCGTGAAGAACGAAGCGGGACCGACGGGTCCGAGAGGGAGTAGCCGGGAACGAGGAGCGGCAGCGTCATCAGCCACGCGGGAGGGGACAACCTCCACCACCATCGGCGGTCACCGACCGGACGCAACAAGGGGAGCACACCAAACACATGGGCCCGGTCGAGCGTGAAATGGCTCGTGAAGCTCCCGTTGCCGTGCTGCAGTTGGCGCGCCGTCGTCTCTGCAACCCCTCGCACGAGCCACACCTCCGTCCGCCGGAGCCGTCGCAAGCGAAGCCGAGCCAGGCCCGCCCAGACCTAGATGGGGCCCCAAAGGGCCCAGATCCGCTGGCCCCCGCGGCAGCCCGCAGCCAAGTGGCCGCTATAATTCTGGTATAGCTATACGTGTTGCCTATTTATGTACTTTTTTGGCATCTGTGCCTATTCATTCGTGATACATTCTACTCCTTAGGTATGATACTAACTGAAGAGAAAAGCACACCTAGCTCTGAACTTTCTGAATTAACTGAAACACCTAACTTTTGGTTCATTTTTAACAATATATACTATGACAATCTTGATTGGTTTAGGCGTTGAGCAGCAGTTAAATATTTGTCTTTTGGCAATCTACTTTTGTTTTGTTCTTATAAGCAAGCTGCAGATACTACCATGCTCGAAAATAAAAATCACCCGATTTACCAAGCAGAGCAGTCTTCTCACACCGTGTTAGTAGAGGAATAAAAATAAGCAAAGAAGGTCGGCCTTGCTGTTGTGCTCTACAAGCTAGGTTAGTAGAGGAATTTTTAATAGTCTGTGAAAGCAAGAACGACATCATGCGATTAATTCTTTGCCAGAGCTCAGGGAGGGTGCTGGGAAATACTTTTGTTCTTCTCTCGGGCGGGTTTGATCCATCTCGTTCTCACAATCTCATTTGCACACATAAGAAAATCAGAGACGTCTCAGCATATCATGTCTCAGTTTAAGAGTAGAAATTCAAGTCGGATCAAACTGAAGCTCCAACCATAGCTGAGACCACGCATCGAAGCTTCAACCAAGTGCAAGCCTCAACACAACAGGTGACTATCCAAGCTACGTTGAGGTGAAAAACCTCGAGACAGGTAAGCTTTGCGCAGTCGATCATGTTGCTGCAGTGCTAGTGCTTCCCGTTGGACCGGCTGTATATAAATTTCTGAGAGGCCAGAGTTTGTCCCGTCTCATCTCTGAATTACTTTCTTTGAGCTGGGTTTCTTCAGCATAGATAGATGTGAGAAGGCAATACCAGGGCAAAACTACAAAAAGAGTTGGCGAGGTAGGGGTGGAGGAGTGTGTGTGCGCCGACGAACAAAGTACCCCCCACAGGGGCGAGACGGGGGGGCGAGGTTAGGGGTTAGCAGCGGGCTTCGCCGGCGACGGCCACTTCCGTGGCCACTTGCCAGCCGGCATTGATGCCCGGCGCACTTCAGCGCCACTAGATTGCCCTCCCAGGCTCAAGTCAAGGCGCAACAGCACACAACCATCCAACCCAAAGCTCGGCTCCGCCACCGTTGCCGGCGACGCTCACGCGAGCCGAGCTCTTTTCCCCCACCAACAATAGCCTCCGTAGAAGCTCGGAGTTACAGGTCTGCGCCACCAGACTCGGCGAGTGATCCGGCGAATGGGGCGCATTTAAAGGGCGCAAGTTCCGCCCGGAATGGCGAGGTGGGAGGGACTAATTAATGTCGCTACCTCATGCGTGCTGCGATTAACTCCGAGGAATTAGTCCCCGGCCGGTGGATCGAGCTCGGCCGCCTGACTCAGCGAGACGCCGGCTGCGGGAGCCGAACCGTCGTGAACGCGACGGGAGAGGCCCGCCTACGCCGCCGCGCAGTCCCAGCTCCGACGGTCGATGGTACGTCGCCCTTGCCGCCGGTGGATCTGCTGCTGATCGGAGGATTGGATTGGGGGTGTGGCGTTCGATCTGTTTGGATATATAGGCGAAGAGGTTATCAAGTACTCCGACTAGACGGATACGATTTGTCGCAAGCTTACGTTTCAGGTCAGCGAAAACGTATTCTTTGGATACGGTTTGGTTAACCTTTCATCGTGATCAGGAGCCTGACAAACCTGGAACATGCACACAAAGTTGCCGCGGGAACCTTGTTAAAACAACTTTATTAGTATGTGCTTGAAAAAATAACTAAACTAATGCAGAAAAAGGATATTCTCAATTTAAATTGTACCAACAAAATGCCATTTTCTTTTAATTAAAAAATACAAATCATTAACTGTGTAGGTATGCTTCAATTATCCAACAGATATACCACATATGACAATATAGCAATTGATTCAAAAAATATAACTTATATATGGATGACATGTATGGCTTGCTAGTGTGGCACGATTGCATCACTAAATTAATGCAAAAGGTGTAATTATAATTGACATACATAGGTGCTGATGTGGCATGCTTGCATGCTTAGAAAGATTAGATAGTGGATTACATGTAAATAAACTAGTAAGTATGCACGTGCAACGCACGTATCATAGAGTTATGAAATAGAGAGAAAATTGGATCGCAGGAAGGAGAGCGGTGGCATAAGTGTCGAGGGAGGAGGATCAATTATTGCGACGGCCATGCCTGCAGGTTTCCTTGGTATTTCCAAGCTAATTTTAGTGGCTCCTTTGATTACGTTCGACTATTGTAGAAAAAATTATTGGGAACTTTTTGTGTGTGTAAAATCAGTAATCAATAATTGGAAAACATGTCCGTGTTGGATGGAAGAGGTAAAAGAAATTTCCAAGGTAAGACCTGAAGCTTCCTTGAACTGAATGTTGGTTATGCAAGCAGTCAAAGTTAGGATCTAGCGTGTCAGTTATGCACTCTGAAAAATGTAAATCTTTGGACTTGTCTATCAAGTCAAGGATACATGATCCAACTATCGACATACTTTATAAAATCTGTCAGAACACTATCTATAATAAATATAGCGAAAGCAAGCACATGTAAGCACAATGTCTAAAAATGTCAAACTGTGTACAGGTCAAGTTTACACTAAAAGTAGAAATAGATTTTATGCACTGTAAATGACAAAATCTACCAGAATCTACCAACAAAGCTTAAAGGCACGGATTGGCAATATATATTTGTGAACCGAACATGACATAAACTGGCAATATAACCTCACGCCACAGTTTGGAAATAAATATGATGGTACATGACATTAACATTAAAAGTAATGTTAAAGAAATTTCAAGAATTAACCAACAGTCTACCCTATTTTTCACTCTAGTTTAAGGGAAATAAACTTGTTTTTTACATGACAGGGAAGACAAATGACACATGCTCCTTTTCAGTGGCAAAACAGTTTCACTCCTGAAGAGAAGTGTTGGAAACATGCACATGTTCTTATTTGACACCTGAACAAGCGATTGGATTGCTTCCAGTATTACAGGGGCCAAAAGTCATGGAACATCAGTGTGTATCCCGTATcacatcaatttggattttcccTTTCATATCTGCATAGTGTAAAGTTGGATCAGATTGTAGTATTTATATGTAATTTAGCAAGAGTTCTACCAAGCCATTAACTATAGAATCCATATTTATTTCTTAGGTAAACATTGATATTATTTAGGAGTGAAAGACATACCTGACCCCAcaaattatttttggaatataaaTTGATTAATATTAGTAGCAAGTTAGGAAAGTCATGTATGTGGCTAATCAATAGTTAGGAAGGTCATATCTCCCTAAGCGATAGGTAACTACTTCATAATTCACAACATGAAACCATGTCAGACTTGTAAACACATTTCGTAAATCAAAAACCATCtaattttttttcagaatttgttGGCGTGCCCATATGTATTTAAATAAAATGATGATTCagataaaaaaaataaaaaaagctAACAAAGTATGGTTGACTACAAAATAGCTTGAATAAATATCAATCAAAGAAGAACGAACCTGTATCATCCCTCTAAAACATCTATAAAGACAATATTCTTGGTGCTTTTTCCTGATTTATCAATTTGTTTGTTCGGCTTGGCCAAAATTCGCGTCGTCCGCCTTGATACACCCCTTGACAAGGCAACATACAGCTGACCATGGGAGAACACCGGCTCGGGAAGATAAATGCCAACATTTGGGATGGTCTGGCCCTGCGCCTTGTTAATGGTCATTGCAAAACTTAGGCGGATGGGGAATTGTTTCCTCTTAAGCTTGAAGGAAAGCGAGATGTCCTCCGATGGCGACAAAGGGATCCTCGGTATAAAGACCCTCTTCCCAACATGTTGCCCACCAACAATCTCTGCATCAATTGCATTATCTTGGAAGGCTCTAATCATTAGCCttgttccattgcagaggccatTGTGAGGGTCGAGGTTCCGTAGCAGAATGACGAGGCAATTGACCTTCACTTTCAACACATGTGGTGGCAATCCATTTGGGGTGAGCGAATTCACAAAGTCAATCGGGTAATTGTTCGAGTAGTCATCCTCAATAGAGTCGAAGCTATGGTATACCTTCTCTTGGCCAGGAAACATGTCAATCATCTTGGAATTCAGCTCATCAACATAGTCATTCTTCGTGGAAAGAATAGCACGCGAGCTCATGTACTCTCCCGATTTAGCAATGGCACTAAGAGAGGGGAAAACTTCTTTGATTAGCCTATTGACTGTGGTTTCATCATCAGTATGACCGATCACAATGTCCTCAGGGAGACGCACATAGTCATCACCTTCTTCGGTTCCATTGCCAATCCTTAAGAGATACTCAGAGAACAAAGGGTCAGCTTGTGATCTCATGTTACGTGTAAGGTTTATCTTATGAATCGTCTGCCATATATAGGATCTCTGTATTGTAGCATCTGTGATCTGTGCTCTTGCCCCTTTTGGAACCACTAGAAGGACCTGCCTAAAATCTCCACCAAAAACGACAATCTTCCCCCCAAACGGCAAAGCACATCCCATTATGTCTTGGAGTGACCTATCAAGCGCCTCCATGGCTTGACGCTTTGTCATGGCAACTTCATCCCAAATTATCAAGGCCGCCTCTTTCAGCAATTCTGCCGTACCACTTTGCTTTGTGAAACCACACATGCTGTTGTCGGTGAGTTTAATGGGTATTTTGAACCTAGAGTGTGCAGTACGCCCTCCAGGTAATATCGAGGCTGCTATACCTGATGTAGCAGTGGCAATGGCTATCTCACCCATCGAACGCACCTTAGCAAGCAATGCCTTGAACAAATACGTCTTCCCAGTGCCTCCTGGAGCATCGAGAAAGAAGACTTGGCTTCTTTTGTTCATGATATGGTCCATGATGTCATTGAATCCAGCTAGTTGCTCACTGTTTAAAGAGTTGATAAGATCAATATGTTCTTGGTCCACACCGACCTCCCTCTCCTCTCTAACCTCCATGCACTCATCGCCTAGAAAAGCATTTGTATCAACCAGCTCCGGAAGGCCATAGGTTTTAATATCCTTCCCCATGGAATGCAACAAATCCCTGATGTCTCTAAGGACCATCTGCTCAAGTATTGCCTCGTTGGGCTGGGAACATCGGTAATCCTCAGACATCGACTCCAGGTGTTTGTGCCACAACTCTCGGATTTTTGTAACCTCACAAAATACTAAGATAGTGGCAAACAAGCGTCTAAGAGCACAAGGCATCTGAAATGTGGCAGCTTCAGTCAGGCAGTGATCAAGTGATTTGTCGTGCTCAATTAATCCTAATTGTTCACACGCCTCTCTGAAAGTAGAGCACGTAATGCCTCGCACCTTTTTCAAATCATCATATGATGTCGCACCTCGGACATGATTCAAGAGCACCCGCAAATAGTACCTCTCCTCCTCAGCAGGGTGTGCATACACAATTCTACCAATCTGTGGCCTTTGTTTTCTTTTATACCATCTCTTCTTTGATGCATCCCATCTGAAGTGTTCCGGAAATTGTCGTGCATAAGGATTCTTTCAATTCATTTCGAAGTACTCAATAAGCATGGTTCTAGAAGAAGATGGCTTATCAACAACATCTTTCAGATTCTCATCGGCTTTAAATGCGACCATGTGCATGCCTGGCAAATGAAGTTGCAACTGCAAGACTAAAGGACTAATTCCAAACATTTTAAAGCATAAAATCATGTTGATAGCCTCTGGAGGTGATACATATCGTGCATCTTGGTATTGTCGGATCTCATTAATGACGCCCCCATTGTTGATGACATCCTGCTCAAATGAAAATGATGTTCGGTCATGTCCCTTGTAAATGTACTTGAACAAATACTTCACTGCCTTGATGCTCGAGCAAGCTTCTACATTGATGTGGCAGTTGTACTTCATGAGAAGAAAGGGGTTGTAAGGGACCACCCACCTATTGTCCAACTCTGCTCCTCTTACTTTTACTCGACGTCCATCCTCCCTCCTCCTATATATGGGATATGAGTCCTTTCCCTGTTGTGTAGCGGGGCAATTCTCCCGAGGATAGTGAAAACGACACTGCTCCTCAATCATGCAAGCACATTTTTATTGAGGACACCACATGGCCCGTGCAACATGTGTTTTATGACCAGAGCATGTAGGACAGGGTATTTATCTTTATCAGGTATTTCTGCTTATATGACTCTGTCATAGTCATCTGGAGTCTTTAACTTGCTACCTGCCTTCATGATTAGAAGGATATGTTCGTGTGGGAGCCCTCTTTTCTGAAACTCGGTCACATGAACATAGGCCGCAACCTCGCCAAAATGCTTCTTCTTGATGAGTAAGTCCATCAAATCTCGTTGCTTTGCTTTGTACACTCTTACAACCAGGTCTGGTCGATCCTGTGGTAGCTGTCCGGGCATCAGCTCTGTTGTTATCTCCTCCCAGTATGGGTTGCATGTCATTGTGATGAAGTAATCTGGTTTACCCCATCGCTGCACTATGGCAATTGCATCTAGGAACCTTCTCTGCATATCTCTATCACCACCAGGAAatgtccttgggagcacaatccgTTTACCAATCCGATCACCACATGACTCACCAGCAGCGATCGTGTCTACAAGACCCTACATAGAAGATACATAATGCATGCACTAAGAATACCGAACTATATATTAAAAATGAGGTCGCTAATGTCATATAAAAACAACCCCAATAATGGTACCTGGTAGAGGTCCGCGCGTATAATCTTCTGATTTTCTGGCTTGGAGTACCAATCCAGCCTCATTGTCTCGATTTTAATGTACATATCAACGGCCCATTGTTGGAAAAGGCACCCCCCGAACAGGACGATGTTAAAAAGCTTCTTCCTGATCATCAGCTTGAAGCAGTAATACTCCCTTGCAGATACATATTTTCTTGATTGAACAGGTTCGTCCTCCTCGTCCTGGTTGTCCTCTTTATCATCTGAATGAAGATTCATAACATTAAACAAATGGGAGACCCTTAAAATAGACGTGCCTAAGTGATGAAACTTACCTGGGGGCAAATCAGCCACGTGGTCATCAATTTGTTCAGAATTATCAAATGTAGTCTGCATTGTGTCATCATCTATTTCCGTTAAATTAACACTTGTCGGCAAGTCAGTAGACCGTTCTTGACCTCGTTCTGAACTACCAGCTGGACCATTTAAACACAAGAAGTTTAGAATATtagtttttgttgttgttttaaTTGACCATGTTACATATCTATAACTATAAAATCATACCCGTGTTAGACTCatggccttcatcttcttgtGTAGGAACATATGGCAACCATCGATTCCAACCAGTCTCCCCACCAGGAAAGAATAATGGATACGCCAAAGGGTCATAACAACCATAGTATGCCCTAATATACAAGGGACGCTCTCCTGATCCATGCACGAAAACATGTCGATCAAAGCAGTTCTGTGTGTTACCCCCTTCAACCCATATCGCAGCAACCTAGGAAGTTGTCGGGGCATTGTACTGTCGCTGATCCAGGGTTATATCTGTGTTTATTTCAATTCTATATTCATCAAGGCTTGCTGAAGAACCAACATTCTGAAAAGTCTGCACGTAAGGGTTGTGTTATAGTATACTTAGAATTTTGCGAATGAGATCAATATTAAGATCCGGAGACCTCTGGACCCGGTGCGCCAAGCTGTCATCCGTATCATAAATTTATAGTTGCAAATGTCGCGGACCATGTTCACCATGAACCAAATGATCCAAACGGTGGTACAGTTGTCCATGTGCACGGAATGTATATATCCCAGTGCCTGCTGCAGTGCTGACTCGTTGG
This genomic window contains:
- the LOC109769122 gene encoding uncharacterized protein, with protein sequence MSEDYRCSQPNEAILEQMVLRDIRDLLHSMGKDIKTYGLPELVDTNAFLGDECMEVREEREVGVDQEHIDLINSLNSEQLAGFNDIMDHIMNKRSQVFFLDAPGGTGKTYLFKALLAKVRSMGEIAIATATSGIAASILPGGRTAHSRFKIPIKLTDNSMCGFTKQSGTAELLKEAALIIWDEVAMTKRQAMEALDRSLQDIMGCALPFGGKIVVFGGDFRQVLLVVPKGARAQITDATIQRSYIWQTIHKINLTRNMRSQADPLFSEYLLRIGNGTEEGDDYVRLPEDIVIGHTDDETTVNRLIKEVFPSLSAIAKSGEYMSSRAILSTKNDYVDELNSKMIDMFPGQEKVYHSFDSIEDDYSNNYPIDFVNSLTPNGLPPHVLKVKVNCLVILLRNLDPHNGLCNGTRLMIRAFQDNAIDAEIVGGQHVGKRVFIPRIPLSPSEDISLSFKLKRKQFPIRLSFAMTINKAQGQTIPNVGIYLPEPVFSHGQLYVALSRGVSRRTTRILAKPNKQIDKSGKSTKNIVFIDVLEG